A portion of the Halodesulfovibrio aestuarii DSM 17919 = ATCC 29578 genome contains these proteins:
- a CDS encoding PEP/pyruvate-binding domain-containing protein has product MFITELFKHWTFRAFAPGTLLRTKYNAFKELLKLDERCLEHIADLEEIHYGREQADWTRVVWLTEELGRDIRSLIEQLQIMSPVKYMDLQDYATKLNFYVRMGVSVENPRIEPPFVFTLPEATKMLEAAGGKAANLARISFERDINLLPARVISAHAYHYFIEANDLREELDKRLSVISLTDAVTLDELAYEMQELILQADMPDPIANEIEIAALELGKNGVKLAVRSSAVAEDGVASFAGQYSSILDVAPANIIQAWKEVVASKYTPRAIAYRIMNGLADTETSMAVLIMPMVDAVCSGVAYSTAPAEHAAHLNEPAIAVYATSGIGEKLVSGSITAQTTFISKAAKPRIMEKPSHSVVPTPTLKRIAAQAQQLEAFFGEPQDVEWVVDHRSRIFIVQSRPIPQSRRTQPTECPAHDLRALDTNHECASMGIASGKVRVVANCQDITELPHGTILVTRGLGPVLTRVIHRLNGVIAERGSAASHFASVAREFNVPVLCGVADACSRYTNDQLVTVDGTTGSVFDGILPECNQENEAPQQGVIPRLGKVLPRIARLTLLDPESESFAPEYCKSLHDLVRFVHEKGVEEMFSLVDKSSRGLSGSRKLQTHLPLSMYVLNLDKGLFHSAAGKKEVEQSDIASVPMWAFWFGLSSELVTWHDALPHFDWEHFDKVSAGIISKDSPLLASYAIISDKYMHAMMRFGYHFSVVDCMCGDKDRQNYIRFRFMGGGGKSHQRTLRLDFIERILSKNNFSIERKGDMLNARHGMEEEHIIQQRLALLGLLLAKTRMLDMRLEETSDLDSLEKEFTRDLGSLTY; this is encoded by the coding sequence ATGTTTATCACAGAGCTGTTTAAGCACTGGACATTCCGGGCATTTGCTCCGGGCACACTTTTGCGCACAAAATACAATGCCTTCAAAGAACTCCTTAAACTCGACGAACGCTGTCTGGAGCACATAGCTGATCTGGAAGAAATCCACTATGGTCGCGAGCAAGCAGACTGGACACGCGTGGTATGGCTAACTGAAGAACTCGGACGCGATATCCGTAGCCTTATCGAACAACTACAGATTATGAGTCCTGTGAAATACATGGACTTGCAAGACTACGCGACAAAACTCAACTTCTATGTTCGCATGGGAGTAAGTGTAGAAAATCCACGGATTGAGCCACCGTTTGTTTTCACCCTCCCCGAAGCAACCAAAATGCTCGAAGCTGCAGGTGGCAAGGCGGCAAACCTTGCACGCATCAGCTTCGAAAGAGACATCAACCTTCTTCCAGCACGCGTTATCTCTGCCCATGCGTACCACTATTTTATAGAGGCGAACGACCTGCGGGAAGAACTGGATAAGCGCCTGAGTGTCATTTCCCTTACAGATGCCGTTACACTGGATGAACTTGCATATGAAATGCAGGAGCTTATTCTACAGGCAGATATGCCTGACCCTATTGCCAATGAGATTGAAATTGCTGCTCTCGAACTTGGTAAAAACGGCGTCAAACTTGCTGTACGTTCCAGTGCCGTTGCAGAAGACGGAGTAGCCTCCTTTGCCGGACAATATTCATCCATCCTTGATGTGGCACCAGCCAATATTATTCAGGCATGGAAAGAAGTTGTAGCTTCCAAGTACACTCCCCGTGCTATTGCGTACCGTATTATGAACGGTCTTGCCGACACAGAAACATCGATGGCGGTTCTTATTATGCCAATGGTAGATGCTGTATGCTCCGGCGTTGCCTACTCAACCGCACCTGCTGAACATGCAGCTCATTTGAATGAACCTGCAATTGCAGTATATGCAACTTCGGGTATTGGCGAAAAGTTAGTTTCCGGCTCTATCACAGCCCAGACAACCTTCATCAGCAAGGCAGCCAAGCCACGCATTATGGAGAAACCGTCGCACAGTGTTGTGCCTACACCTACACTCAAACGCATTGCCGCACAGGCGCAGCAGCTAGAAGCTTTTTTTGGAGAACCGCAGGATGTTGAATGGGTTGTAGACCACCGCAGCAGAATTTTTATTGTACAAAGCAGACCGATACCGCAGAGCAGACGAACACAACCGACTGAGTGCCCAGCGCACGATTTACGCGCACTTGATACTAACCATGAATGTGCCTCAATGGGAATTGCCAGCGGAAAAGTGCGCGTTGTCGCAAACTGTCAGGACATTACAGAACTGCCGCACGGAACAATTCTTGTGACACGGGGACTGGGGCCGGTACTGACCCGGGTTATCCATCGACTGAACGGTGTGATCGCAGAGCGCGGCAGTGCTGCGAGCCATTTTGCCTCCGTTGCGCGCGAATTTAACGTCCCAGTACTTTGTGGTGTCGCAGATGCATGTTCACGGTATACCAACGACCAGCTTGTAACAGTAGATGGTACTACAGGCTCTGTCTTCGACGGCATCCTTCCGGAATGCAATCAAGAAAACGAAGCACCCCAACAAGGAGTCATCCCTCGCCTTGGCAAAGTTCTGCCACGCATTGCACGGTTGACGTTGCTCGATCCAGAGTCTGAGTCGTTTGCCCCGGAATACTGTAAGTCTCTCCATGATCTTGTACGGTTCGTGCATGAAAAAGGCGTAGAGGAAATGTTCTCTCTTGTAGACAAATCCAGCAGGGGACTTTCCGGCTCGCGCAAACTTCAAACACATCTGCCGCTCAGTATGTATGTACTGAACCTTGATAAGGGGCTCTTCCATTCAGCCGCCGGCAAAAAGGAAGTAGAACAAAGCGACATTGCATCCGTTCCTATGTGGGCATTCTGGTTCGGTCTTTCTTCTGAACTGGTCACATGGCATGACGCACTCCCGCACTTTGACTGGGAACACTTTGACAAAGTCAGCGCAGGAATCATATCAAAAGACTCCCCGCTGCTGGCAAGCTACGCTATTATTTCGGACAAATACATGCATGCGATGATGCGCTTCGGCTACCACTTTTCAGTCGTGGATTGCATGTGCGGTGACAAAGACAGGCAGAACTATATCCGCTTCCGATTTATGGGTGGTGGTGGCAAATCTCATCAGCGTACCTTACGGTTAGATTTTATTGAGCGTATTCTTTCAAAGAACAACTTTTCCATTGAACGCAAAGGGGACATGCTCAACGCGCGTCACGGAATGGAAGAAGAGCATATCATTCAGCAGCGTCTTGCCTTGCTCGGTTTGCTTCTTGCCAAAACCCGTATGCTCGACATGCGTCTTGAAGAGACAAGTGACCTTGATTCCCTTGAAAAAGAATTTACACGTGACTTAGGGAGCCTTACCTATTGA
- a CDS encoding dual specificity protein phosphatase family protein — MIDPRPIFARIRSSASHIASCMLQAVTYTAPPSASDHSTFPVHWVSSRLALGPAPSTKRHFAAIKEQKISCILNLCAEMKDLPGLEEDAGFEVYFLPIEDEEAPELEQLDKALDWLDEQLFLGKHAYIHCRHGIGRTGTVFNAYLLRRGLGHKRAAKMLNKLRAEPTNFKQWRTIRKYGAQNAPLKVKTPTLEFGEDTAESLAPFLADYHHLQETIDDQLQLHHADSVCGKLDNTCCYTCVPLTLIESLALATHLNTSIASTVRTDIIKHAADAVRYEKENAEGLSGTFCLYKTAIRCPLLQNGTCLLYEYRPLRCRLSGITPELEAKTWEDILHTPLEHLSSQVYLNLTGTLPDHTVLMFTIPEVLSGKYVQRLFSFLKAAR; from the coding sequence TTGATTGACCCGCGCCCGATTTTTGCTCGCATACGTTCCAGCGCTTCGCACATCGCCTCCTGCATGCTGCAAGCCGTCACGTATACGGCGCCTCCCAGTGCGTCCGATCATTCAACTTTTCCGGTGCACTGGGTTTCCTCACGTCTTGCGCTTGGCCCTGCGCCCAGCACAAAACGACATTTTGCAGCAATCAAAGAACAAAAAATATCCTGTATTCTTAACCTGTGCGCAGAAATGAAAGATTTGCCCGGACTGGAAGAAGACGCTGGATTTGAGGTCTATTTTCTTCCTATTGAAGACGAAGAAGCACCGGAACTGGAACAACTCGACAAAGCCCTCGATTGGCTTGATGAGCAATTGTTCCTTGGCAAACATGCTTACATTCATTGCAGACACGGAATCGGGCGTACGGGAACGGTATTTAATGCCTACCTTCTTCGCAGAGGGTTAGGACACAAACGTGCAGCAAAAATGCTGAACAAACTGCGGGCTGAACCAACGAATTTTAAGCAGTGGCGTACCATACGAAAATATGGAGCACAAAATGCCCCGCTTAAAGTAAAAACACCTACTCTTGAGTTTGGTGAGGATACCGCTGAATCACTTGCGCCTTTTTTAGCAGACTACCATCATCTGCAAGAAACCATTGATGATCAACTACAGTTGCATCATGCAGACTCGGTGTGCGGCAAATTGGACAATACGTGTTGTTACACATGTGTGCCTCTCACGCTTATAGAATCACTGGCACTCGCAACACATCTTAACACCTCCATTGCAAGTACTGTCCGTACCGATATCATCAAACACGCCGCTGATGCCGTACGATACGAAAAAGAAAATGCCGAAGGGCTTTCCGGCACGTTCTGTCTGTACAAGACAGCCATACGCTGCCCACTTCTACAAAACGGCACGTGCCTTCTGTATGAATACCGGCCTCTACGCTGTCGTCTCTCCGGCATTACTCCGGAGTTAGAGGCAAAGACATGGGAAGATATTCTCCATACACCGCTCGAACATCTATCATCACAGGTCTACTTAAACCTGACAGGCACCCTGCCAGACCATACAGTACTCATGTTCACCATTCCTGAAGTCCTCTCCGGAAAATACGTGCAACGCCTTTTTTCCTTTTTGAAAGCTGCAAGATAG
- a CDS encoding phosphate/phosphite/phosphonate ABC transporter substrate-binding protein: protein MKHQSLRVFFLAFLVCTSVLLQGCGEDVPVVKVDFSKRESVKVPVPEPAITYAYLPQYSHEVSYARHNPLIQYLTKETGLPMRQVFPDTFAEHVRMVQSGEIDISFSNPVVYVQLAQMGSTAFARIKEPDGRPTFRGQIIVHAQNKAIQTLKDVIGKRWMAVDPHSAGGYLYALGYFLDHGIHAHDFSEIAFAPGPGGKQEKAALAVYAGKCDVASVREGALDTVKDKINLQDIRVLAVTPEYPGWVYSARRGMDKEIVSKIAEAMFKLSMDNPTEAAILTNARTSGIIPATDSDYDAVRTLIQKVEADKITSTFPSIPLLPAQRVTHAK from the coding sequence TTGAAACATCAATCGTTGCGTGTATTTTTTTTAGCATTCCTAGTCTGCACCTCCGTATTATTACAAGGGTGTGGTGAAGACGTACCCGTTGTCAAAGTCGATTTTTCAAAACGGGAATCTGTTAAAGTTCCAGTTCCGGAACCTGCAATAACCTACGCTTATTTACCTCAATATTCACACGAAGTTTCTTACGCCCGTCACAATCCACTCATCCAATACCTTACAAAAGAAACAGGATTGCCCATGCGTCAGGTCTTTCCTGACACTTTCGCAGAGCATGTCCGCATGGTGCAGAGTGGTGAAATTGATATTTCGTTCTCTAACCCCGTTGTCTACGTCCAGCTAGCTCAGATGGGCTCAACCGCGTTTGCGCGCATAAAGGAACCGGACGGGCGTCCCACATTCCGCGGTCAAATTATTGTACACGCACAGAACAAAGCTATTCAAACACTTAAAGACGTAATCGGAAAACGCTGGATGGCGGTAGATCCTCACTCTGCTGGGGGCTATCTTTATGCGCTTGGATACTTTTTAGATCACGGCATACACGCCCATGACTTCAGTGAAATTGCATTTGCCCCCGGCCCCGGTGGCAAACAGGAAAAAGCCGCACTCGCGGTCTACGCCGGAAAATGTGATGTTGCTTCTGTTCGTGAAGGCGCACTCGACACCGTAAAAGATAAAATAAACTTGCAGGACATTCGTGTACTGGCAGTGACTCCAGAATACCCGGGGTGGGTATATTCTGCCAGAAGAGGCATGGATAAAGAGATTGTTTCAAAGATTGCTGAGGCTATGTTCAAGCTATCCATGGACAACCCTACAGAAGCCGCAATTCTTACAAACGCACGTACAAGCGGTATCATTCCGGCCACAGATTCCGACTATGATGCTGTTCGTACTCTTATTCAGAAAGTTGAAGCTGACAAAATCACATCAACATTTCCGTCCATACCTTTACTACCAGCGCAGCGGGTGACCCATGCTAAATAG
- a CDS encoding response regulator, which translates to MAKIMVLDDVIDAGILIKRILERKGHSVQVFTDEDEALTFAQNDTPDLAILDIKLRKMTGVEVLAELKARSPETQVIMLTGYPTLETARESLKLGANEYCVKPIDKEELENKVQEVLAAIV; encoded by the coding sequence ATGGCAAAAATCATGGTGCTTGATGATGTTATCGACGCAGGCATTCTTATCAAGCGAATTTTAGAGCGCAAGGGACATTCCGTTCAGGTTTTTACCGACGAAGATGAAGCCCTGACCTTTGCCCAGAATGATACACCAGACCTCGCAATTCTAGACATTAAGCTACGCAAAATGACCGGAGTAGAAGTTCTGGCAGAGCTCAAAGCACGCTCACCCGAAACACAGGTCATCATGCTTACAGGGTATCCAACGTTGGAAACCGCTCGTGAATCTCTCAAACTTGGTGCTAACGAATACTGTGTAAAGCCAATTGATAAAGAGGAACTGGAAAATAAAGTACAGGAAGTACTCGCTGCAATTGTATAA
- a CDS encoding two-component system sensor histidine kinase NtrB, with protein MLNRLSRMRFRTKLNAGMSIIIISLSLMLAVVVTQIAANSLVHETKRRGQVLADNIALRTTSSMLSGDLLQMKEMVDELRTVDKDVAYAFLINSNSQILAHTFTNGFPIDLKHANVITDDAKPSIKLVDTGSDKFYDFAVPVTAGGLVIGQARLGLSRSQVQSVVNGLIFTISIVTGITLIISLAISTQFAHKITYRLGMLGQYAESIVRGELKLNQTSGLNRNCWEIYKCDQEDCPAYGNTEQRCWQFGETLCTNYCSNKSARDLNNCEECPVFAKNSGDEIHELAETFDVMSLSLRGHIAELEEAKNDLTQQQEILRTIFESSPDQLSLIDKNGTYISVNQAFASFVKKPKEKIVGKKEYEIQSLLNTANTLQETQQIISTSKPVNREVRIVLEDGSRKWFNVLKVPVHDEHKESIGVLGTARDITNVKDYQNQLIHSQKLESIGKLAGGVAHEINTPLGIILGYSQLLQEDFPEDEQVHKDLVIVEKQAKFCRKIVADLLNFSRQTKSEKKEMCFNNSIMEVVQLVRHAFKLDNVKIIPHLDDRLPIIYGNPEQLKQVWMNLMSNAIEAIGHNGVINIRTELDINKGTISAWFTDSGSGIATNDIDSIFDPFFSTKPVGKGTGLGLSVSFGIIKDHGGRIFAISPAPKQLLEDGATRTENWGPGTTFKVVLPLDEIGYE; from the coding sequence ATGCTAAATAGATTAAGCAGGATGCGTTTTCGTACTAAACTTAACGCGGGAATGAGTATAATCATCATTTCCCTTTCACTTATGCTTGCTGTTGTGGTTACCCAGATCGCAGCAAACTCGCTCGTTCACGAAACTAAACGGCGCGGACAAGTTCTGGCAGATAACATTGCGCTACGGACAACCAGCTCCATGCTTTCCGGCGATCTTTTACAGATGAAGGAAATGGTGGATGAACTGCGCACTGTCGATAAAGATGTTGCGTATGCATTTCTCATAAACAGCAATAGCCAAATTCTGGCCCACACGTTCACAAACGGTTTTCCGATTGATTTAAAACACGCCAACGTCATTACCGATGATGCAAAGCCCTCCATCAAACTTGTCGATACAGGTTCTGATAAATTTTATGACTTTGCAGTACCAGTAACAGCAGGTGGACTCGTTATCGGGCAGGCACGTCTGGGGCTATCCAGAAGTCAGGTGCAAAGCGTAGTTAATGGACTCATTTTCACCATCTCTATTGTTACCGGCATCACCCTTATCATCAGCCTTGCCATCTCAACACAGTTCGCTCACAAGATTACTTACCGGCTCGGTATGCTCGGACAATATGCCGAAAGCATTGTACGTGGAGAGCTAAAGCTTAATCAGACATCCGGTCTCAACAGAAACTGCTGGGAAATCTACAAGTGCGACCAAGAGGACTGCCCTGCGTACGGAAACACTGAGCAAAGATGCTGGCAATTTGGTGAAACGCTGTGCACTAACTACTGCAGTAACAAGTCTGCACGGGATTTGAACAACTGCGAAGAGTGCCCTGTTTTTGCTAAAAATTCCGGTGACGAAATTCATGAGCTTGCAGAAACGTTTGACGTTATGTCTCTTTCATTGCGAGGCCACATTGCAGAACTGGAAGAAGCAAAAAACGATTTGACCCAGCAGCAGGAGATTTTACGGACAATCTTTGAATCCAGTCCTGATCAGTTGTCCTTAATAGACAAGAACGGCACATACATTTCCGTCAATCAGGCATTTGCATCATTTGTAAAGAAACCCAAAGAAAAAATTGTTGGCAAAAAAGAGTATGAAATTCAATCGCTCCTGAATACTGCCAATACTCTTCAAGAAACACAGCAGATAATCAGCACTAGCAAGCCCGTTAACCGCGAGGTGCGCATCGTTCTGGAAGACGGTTCCCGTAAGTGGTTTAACGTATTAAAAGTACCTGTTCATGATGAACATAAAGAATCCATCGGGGTACTCGGTACAGCCCGCGACATTACCAATGTAAAAGACTACCAGAACCAACTCATACATTCACAAAAACTTGAATCTATTGGCAAACTTGCAGGCGGTGTTGCTCACGAAATTAATACGCCTCTCGGGATTATCCTCGGATACTCACAGCTTTTGCAGGAAGATTTTCCTGAAGACGAGCAGGTACATAAAGATTTGGTCATAGTTGAAAAACAAGCTAAGTTCTGCCGTAAGATTGTCGCAGACCTGCTTAATTTTTCACGCCAGACAAAAAGTGAAAAGAAAGAAATGTGCTTCAACAACTCCATCATGGAAGTTGTTCAACTTGTACGGCATGCTTTTAAGCTTGATAATGTAAAAATTATTCCGCATCTGGACGACAGACTTCCTATTATTTACGGAAATCCTGAGCAATTAAAACAGGTCTGGATGAACCTTATGTCTAATGCTATTGAAGCAATAGGACATAACGGTGTGATCAATATCCGCACAGAACTGGATATTAATAAAGGAACCATCTCTGCATGGTTTACGGATTCCGGTTCAGGCATAGCAACAAATGACATCGACTCTATTTTTGACCCATTCTTCAGCACAAAGCCTGTGGGAAAAGGAACGGGACTAGGTCTTTCTGTATCATTTGGCATTATTAAGGATCATGGCGGACGAATTTTTGCTATCAGTCCGGCTCCTAAACAATTATTGGAAGATGGTGCTACCCGCACAGAAAACTGGGGACCGGGAACAACCTTTAAAGTTGTTCTCCCATTAGATGAAATTGGATACGAATAA